In Alphaproteobacteria bacterium, one genomic interval encodes:
- a CDS encoding fibronectin type III domain-containing protein: protein MLRYCLVVLALTPVVLATPQAYAQEQMFGVRSIAEVTDGELPAATEVTHRDAVLRFRSSIPLACSVVYGETTAFGHIAVDQDMDGGAHQNHHPLMANLRPNTTYHFRVQGVAADGRVFVGETQTFRTLAAPRDTRVNIASLLLGPESRQSRAIGPIKPTMDRSARTARSTDSVARHGRRTATATMPISLSTYQSAR, encoded by the coding sequence ATGCTTCGATATTGCTTGGTTGTTTTGGCGTTGACCCCGGTCGTTCTAGCAACACCGCAAGCTTACGCGCAGGAGCAGATGTTTGGCGTCCGTTCCATCGCCGAAGTCACCGACGGCGAGTTGCCCGCGGCGACAGAAGTCACCCACCGAGATGCCGTGCTGCGGTTTCGTTCCAGCATCCCGCTCGCCTGTTCGGTGGTGTATGGGGAAACGACGGCTTTTGGCCACATTGCCGTCGACCAAGACATGGACGGCGGCGCCCACCAAAACCACCATCCCCTGATGGCTAATCTGCGGCCCAATACGACCTATCATTTCCGGGTCCAGGGCGTTGCGGCCGATGGCCGCGTCTTTGTCGGGGAAACCCAGACCTTTCGAACATTGGCAGCGCCCCGCGACACCCGGGTCAATATTGCGTCGCTACTGCTGGGGCCCGAATCGCGGCAGTCTCGAGCAATTGGTCCAATCAAACCAACGATGGATCGTTCGGCGCGAACAGCGCGATCGACGGACAGCGTGGCTCGGCATGGTCGTCGAACGGCGACGGCGACGATGCCTATATCGTTGTCGACCTACCAAAGCGCGCGTTGA
- a CDS encoding sodium:proton antiporter, producing the protein MTDLGLINIATAVVTLAAAFGYLNHRWLKLPTTIGLVVIAMISSLCIITVDNIFPALNLRDTARAAFLQIDFHDTLMQGLLSFLLFAGALHVNLSDLLARKWAIGSLATAGVLISTALNAVGIYFLARVLGIDVPFAWALVFGALISPTDPVAVLGILKTVPGVPDSLRAKIAGESLFNDGVGVVVFTILLAIALGGGGHGGEPIGALRIAELFVVEALGGAVLGLVTGLIAFYAMKSVDEYNLEIMVTLSLVMLTYGIATTLHISGPIAVVIAGLLIGNQGSRFAMSDRTREHVETFWSLLDEILNAALFLLIGFEVIALSFTAPELLGMLIAIPIALLARFVSVSIPILVLGIRQEFTRGAVPVLTWGGLKGGISVALALSLPDLPAREPILAITYGVVIFSIIVQGLSIRRVVRLTVR; encoded by the coding sequence ATGACAGACCTCGGCCTCATCAACATCGCGACCGCCGTCGTGACCCTTGCGGCGGCCTTCGGTTATCTCAATCACCGCTGGCTTAAGCTGCCGACCACCATCGGCCTCGTCGTCATCGCGATGATTTCGTCACTGTGCATCATTACTGTCGACAATATCTTCCCGGCGCTGAACCTGCGCGATACCGCCCGGGCCGCCTTTCTTCAGATCGATTTCCACGACACGCTGATGCAGGGCCTTCTGAGTTTCTTGCTTTTTGCCGGGGCGTTACACGTCAACCTTAGTGACTTGCTTGCCCGCAAGTGGGCGATCGGATCGTTGGCGACCGCCGGCGTGTTGATTTCGACCGCACTCAACGCCGTCGGTATCTACTTCCTCGCCCGGGTACTGGGAATCGACGTGCCCTTTGCTTGGGCGCTGGTCTTCGGTGCACTCATTTCACCGACCGACCCAGTGGCGGTTCTGGGTATTCTGAAAACCGTGCCGGGTGTTCCCGATAGTTTGCGGGCAAAAATCGCCGGCGAGAGCCTGTTCAACGACGGCGTGGGCGTCGTGGTGTTCACAATTTTGCTGGCAATCGCCTTGGGCGGCGGCGGTCATGGAGGCGAACCGATCGGCGCGCTCAGGATCGCCGAACTCTTCGTCGTCGAGGCGCTAGGCGGCGCGGTGCTCGGTCTCGTCACCGGATTGATTGCTTTCTATGCGATGAAGTCGGTCGATGAATACAACCTCGAAATCATGGTTACCCTTTCCCTAGTCATGCTGACCTACGGGATCGCGACGACACTCCACATTTCCGGGCCGATCGCCGTGGTCATTGCCGGCCTGTTGATCGGTAACCAAGGGAGCCGGTTCGCGATGAGCGACAGAACCCGCGAGCATGTCGAAACCTTCTGGTCGCTTCTGGACGAGATCCTCAACGCGGCACTCTTCTTGCTGATCGGGTTCGAGGTCATCGCACTGTCGTTCACGGCCCCCGAGTTATTAGGCATGCTGATTGCGATTCCGATCGCACTCCTCGCTCGCTTCGTTTCGGTATCGATTCCGATTTTGGTGTTGGGCATTCGTCAAGAATTCACCAGAGGGGCCGTTCCTGTCCTGACCTGGGGCGGGCTCAAGGGCGGTATTTCCGTCGCATTGGCGTTGTCGCTACCGGACCTGCCGGCGCGCGAGCCCATTCTCGCCATTACCTACGGCGTCGTTATTTTTTCGATTATCGTCCAGGGGCTTAGCATCCGCCGGGTGGTTCGGCTCACGGTGCGCTGA
- a CDS encoding ATP-grasp domain-containing protein, which yields MARLLLLVPSSSYRIGDFLGAARATGADVVVGIGGDGSAALPGDGTLQLDFSNHNVGVSQIADHAARHPLDAIVAVDEGPTLLAARAAQSLGLAHNRPDAIEIAGNKRRLREVLTAAGLPQAAFEVLPIDGPAQTRLAFPCVVKPFAMSASRGVIRADDQPSFEAAFARTAAIVRSDDPTLQSPTSRALLVENFVPGIEVALEGLLVGGELKTLAIFDKPDPLDGPYFEETIYVTPSRLGTHAQRTVIDAVSAAVVAVGLQSGPIHAEVRLDGNRAYVLEVAARSIGGLCGRTLRFGTGLSLEEIIVRHALGQPVETQRETAAAGVMMIPIPAAGRLDYVEGLAEAQFMPGIHEVTISVARGETLVPLPEGNRYLGFILARGESPDDVEAALRDAHSVLRFGISAP from the coding sequence ATGGCACGGCTGTTGTTGCTGGTTCCTTCGTCGTCCTATCGCATCGGCGATTTTCTGGGTGCGGCCAGAGCCACGGGTGCCGACGTTGTCGTCGGGATCGGTGGCGATGGGAGTGCAGCCCTGCCCGGCGACGGTACGCTCCAACTGGATTTCTCCAATCACAATGTCGGTGTGTCGCAGATCGCGGACCACGCCGCGCGACACCCTTTGGACGCCATTGTTGCTGTCGACGAGGGGCCGACATTGCTCGCCGCGCGCGCGGCCCAATCGCTTGGCCTAGCCCACAATCGACCGGACGCGATTGAAATCGCCGGCAACAAAAGACGGCTCAGGGAGGTCTTGACCGCCGCCGGTCTGCCCCAGGCTGCGTTCGAAGTTCTACCTATTGACGGTCCTGCGCAGACGAGGCTGGCGTTTCCTTGCGTTGTCAAGCCGTTTGCGATGTCTGCGAGCCGGGGAGTCATCCGCGCCGACGACCAACCGTCGTTCGAGGCGGCGTTCGCGCGCACCGCGGCGATCGTTCGCTCGGACGACCCGACCCTTCAGTCTCCGACATCGCGGGCGCTCTTGGTCGAAAACTTCGTGCCGGGTATCGAGGTAGCGCTCGAGGGGCTGCTGGTCGGCGGCGAACTCAAGACGTTGGCAATCTTCGATAAGCCCGATCCGCTCGATGGGCCGTACTTCGAAGAGACGATCTATGTCACGCCGTCCCGTTTGGGCACCCACGCACAACGGACTGTGATCGACGCGGTGTCCGCTGCGGTTGTCGCTGTCGGGCTTCAAAGCGGGCCCATCCACGCGGAGGTGCGCCTCGATGGCAACCGTGCCTATGTGCTTGAGGTGGCGGCTCGTTCGATCGGCGGTCTGTGTGGGCGCACGTTGCGGTTCGGCACCGGTTTGAGCCTGGAGGAGATCATCGTTCGCCACGCCCTGGGCCAACCGGTCGAGACCCAGCGGGAAACCGCCGCCGCTGGTGTCATGATGATTCCGATCCCAGCCGCAGGCCGCCTCGATTACGTCGAAGGACTGGCCGAGGCGCAGTTCATGCCGGGCATCCATGAGGTGACGATCAGCGTCGCGCGCGGCGAGACGCTCGTACCGCTGCCCGAGGGGAACCGCTATTTGGGGTTCATCCTCGCGCGCGGCGAGTCGCCGGACGACGTCGAGGCCGCGCTGCGTGACGCCCACAGCGTTCTCCGTTTCGGAATCAGCGCACCGTGA
- a CDS encoding CUAEP/CCAEP-tail radical SAM protein codes for MHAVLVSTYDLGHQPLGLASPAAWLREAGASVTCLDLSLDRLDGTAIRRAGLVAFHVPMHTATRLASEIIPRVRALNPTAHIVAFGLYAPVNEEHLRALGVGTVIGGEYEAVLVEVFRDLAAGRAVAPQSKTIHLDKLVFRLPDRQGLPSLDSYGKLLAVDGSEGRVGYVEASRGCKHRCRHCPVVPVYDGTFRVVQRDIVVEDIAQQIEAGAEHITFGDPDFFNGSGHGMAVARRLHERFPAVTYDVTIKVEHLLRHRDLLPELASTGCLFVTTAVEALDDDSLRILDKGHTRADFIEALAIARDVGLTLSPTFVPFAPWTSLTGYAALLDDIATLGLVDQVAPVQLAIRLLVPKGSLLVGYPAMDGALGAFDPEALSYRWAHTDPKVDALQRDIQQAVEQGDAAGESRRAVFARLWDIAHAALAVPRPLPPLPAGVRVPHMSEPWYCCAEPTELQRAAI; via the coding sequence ATGCACGCCGTTCTGGTTTCGACCTACGATCTTGGTCACCAGCCGCTTGGGTTAGCGTCGCCGGCTGCCTGGCTGCGCGAGGCTGGGGCGAGTGTGACCTGCCTCGATCTGTCGCTCGACCGTCTAGACGGCACGGCGATCCGGCGCGCCGGTTTGGTGGCATTCCATGTCCCGATGCATACCGCGACGCGCCTCGCCTCGGAAATTATCCCGCGGGTGCGCGCCCTTAACCCCACGGCCCATATCGTGGCGTTCGGACTCTACGCGCCGGTCAACGAGGAGCACTTGCGCGCACTGGGCGTTGGTACCGTGATTGGCGGCGAATACGAAGCGGTGTTGGTCGAAGTATTTCGCGATCTCGCCGCGGGCCGGGCCGTGGCGCCGCAAAGCAAAACCATCCATCTGGATAAGCTTGTGTTTCGCCTGCCCGACCGACAGGGCCTGCCGTCGCTCGATTCCTATGGAAAACTTCTCGCGGTCGACGGCAGCGAGGGCCGTGTGGGCTACGTGGAAGCCAGCCGCGGCTGCAAACACCGTTGCCGGCACTGCCCTGTCGTGCCGGTGTACGACGGTACGTTCCGCGTCGTACAGCGCGACATTGTCGTCGAGGACATCGCGCAGCAAATCGAGGCGGGCGCGGAACACATTACTTTTGGCGACCCCGATTTCTTCAATGGGTCGGGCCACGGAATGGCCGTCGCCCGACGTCTACATGAACGCTTTCCGGCCGTGACGTACGACGTCACCATCAAAGTCGAGCACCTTCTACGCCACCGCGATTTGTTACCCGAGCTTGCCTCGACGGGGTGTCTATTCGTGACGACGGCCGTCGAAGCGCTGGACGACGATAGCCTGCGCATTCTCGACAAGGGGCACACGCGGGCCGACTTTATCGAGGCTTTGGCAATTGCCCGTGACGTCGGCCTGACTCTGTCGCCGACGTTCGTGCCCTTTGCGCCGTGGACCAGCTTGACCGGGTACGCAGCACTGCTAGACGACATCGCAACCCTAGGGTTAGTAGATCAAGTCGCACCGGTTCAACTCGCCATCCGATTGCTGGTGCCGAAGGGCTCGCTGCTCGTCGGCTATCCGGCGATGGACGGCGCATTGGGCGCGTTCGACCCGGAGGCGTTGAGCTATCGCTGGGCCCATACCGACCCAAAGGTCGATGCGCTGCAGCGCGATATCCAACAGGCGGTGGAACAGGGCGATGCGGCGGGCGAGTCGCGCCGTGCGGTATTCGCCCGGCTCTGGGACATCGCCCATGCCGCGCTCGCCGTGCCCCGACCCCTCCCGCCGCTGCCGGCAGGGGTGCGCGTACCGCACATGAGCGAGCCTTGGTACTGTTGCGCCGAGCCGACGGAATTGCAGCGCGCCGCGATCTAG
- a CDS encoding NifU family protein → MFIQTETLADPAQLRFNPGREVLARGGEVTFATREEAQGASPLAARLFEVGNVEFVTLLQAAIVVEKSPVVEWTELKPALLVAIMDHLTQGHPVLNEPGSTNAEAAPGDDPVVARIQEIIDERVMPVVSRDGGEVIFVAYDDGDVVLELKGSARSLIGGIENMIRHFVPQVERVVDHLDAIPKPGLETPEGLAVRQVLDEQINPSVASHGGHIALVDVQGDTVFIRLEGGCQGCGMADVTLKQGVEVAIKQAVPSINHVLDSTDHAGGENPYFQPGKGGMSAY, encoded by the coding sequence ATGTTCATCCAAACCGAGACGCTCGCCGACCCGGCCCAACTTCGATTCAATCCCGGCCGCGAGGTTCTCGCGCGGGGTGGCGAAGTCACCTTTGCAACCCGAGAGGAGGCGCAAGGCGCCTCGCCATTGGCGGCGCGTCTGTTCGAGGTCGGCAATGTCGAATTTGTAACGCTCCTGCAAGCGGCAATCGTTGTCGAGAAAAGCCCGGTAGTCGAGTGGACCGAGCTCAAACCCGCACTGCTGGTTGCGATCATGGATCACCTCACCCAGGGCCACCCGGTATTGAACGAGCCGGGCAGTACCAACGCCGAAGCCGCCCCCGGCGACGATCCGGTTGTTGCCCGCATTCAGGAAATCATTGACGAGCGGGTGATGCCGGTGGTCAGCCGCGACGGCGGCGAGGTGATCTTCGTGGCATACGACGACGGCGACGTCGTTCTCGAACTTAAAGGGTCGGCCCGTAGTCTGATCGGCGGAATCGAAAATATGATCCGTCACTTCGTGCCCCAAGTGGAGCGCGTGGTCGATCATCTCGATGCGATTCCGAAACCCGGTCTTGAGACGCCGGAAGGCTTGGCGGTTCGCCAGGTTCTCGACGAACAAATCAACCCCTCGGTGGCCAGCCACGGAGGTCACATTGCTCTTGTGGATGTCCAGGGCGATACGGTCTTCATTCGATTGGAGGGCGGATGCCAAGGATGTGGCATGGCCGATGTCACGCTCAAGCAAGGCGTCGAGGTCGCGATCAAACAGGCGGTGCCCTCGATCAATCACGTGCTGGATTCGACGGACCACGCGGGCGGGGAGAATCCCTATTTCCAACCCGGCAAAGGTGGGATGAGCGCGTATTAG
- the egtB gene encoding ergothioneine biosynthesis protein EgtB produces the protein MPEVQTAPAETGDRASVAARFHSCRALTEEFAAHLTVEDQIPQSMPDASPTKWHRAHTTWFFDTFLLQPYLAGYSSPDPAYGYLFNSYYEAAGARHPRPQRGLLTRPTVAEVTDYRRTIDDAMARLIATADDKVWTRIAPLIDLGIAHEEQHDELILMDILHLFSHNALHPAFAPYRPATAGETGPLDWIDFDGGIVEVGHDGDGFAFDCEGPRHQALLRPYRLASRPVTNGEWKAFIADDGYRRADLWLSDGWATVNKEHWNAPLYWEEAQGVWHAMTLSGLRPVDDSAPVCHVSHYEADAYATWAGKRLPTEQEWESAAGPLQPEGNTIGSGLFRPAPTPNGGAGLQQMFGDVWEWTQSPYVPYPGFRPAAGAVGEYNGKFMSNQIVLRGGCCATPDGHVRATYRNFYYPNTRWMFAGLRLAEDAE, from the coding sequence ATCCCTGAAGTCCAGACGGCGCCTGCCGAAACCGGTGACCGCGCTTCCGTTGCAGCACGGTTCCACAGTTGCCGTGCGCTTACCGAAGAATTTGCGGCGCACCTGACGGTTGAAGACCAAATCCCGCAATCGATGCCGGATGCGAGTCCAACGAAGTGGCACCGCGCCCATACCACCTGGTTCTTCGACACATTCCTATTGCAGCCCTATTTGGCGGGCTACAGCAGCCCCGATCCTGCGTATGGCTACCTCTTCAATTCCTATTACGAGGCGGCGGGCGCGCGTCACCCACGTCCGCAACGCGGCCTGTTGACCCGCCCTACGGTCGCGGAAGTAACCGACTATCGCCGTACCATCGACGACGCCATGGCGCGCCTGATCGCAACGGCGGACGACAAGGTGTGGACCAGGATCGCTCCGCTGATCGACCTTGGGATCGCCCACGAAGAGCAGCACGACGAGCTCATCTTGATGGACATCCTGCACCTCTTTTCGCACAACGCGCTGCACCCGGCATTCGCGCCCTACCGGCCCGCAACCGCGGGCGAGACAGGCCCGCTGGACTGGATCGATTTCGATGGCGGCATCGTCGAGGTCGGGCACGATGGCGACGGTTTTGCCTTCGATTGCGAGGGGCCGCGCCACCAAGCGTTGCTGCGCCCCTACCGCCTTGCCTCCCGACCGGTCACCAACGGCGAATGGAAAGCCTTCATCGCCGACGACGGCTACCGCCGCGCAGACCTTTGGCTTTCGGACGGCTGGGCGACCGTGAACAAAGAACATTGGAACGCCCCGCTCTATTGGGAAGAAGCCCAGGGCGTTTGGCATGCCATGACTCTTTCCGGTCTGCGCCCTGTCGACGACTCCGCCCCGGTCTGCCACGTCAGTCACTACGAGGCCGATGCCTATGCGACGTGGGCTGGCAAACGCCTCCCCACCGAGCAGGAATGGGAATCCGCCGCTGGACCGCTCCAGCCTGAGGGCAACACGATCGGCAGCGGGTTGTTTCGGCCGGCACCCACACCCAACGGCGGCGCAGGCCTTCAGCAGATGTTCGGCGACGTGTGGGAATGGACCCAAAGTCCCTACGTGCCCTACCCCGGCTTTCGGCCCGCGGCGGGTGCGGTCGGCGAATACAACGGCAAGTTCATGAGCAATCAGATTGTGTTGCGCGGCGGCTGTTGCGCGACCCCTGATGGGCACGTGCGGGCCACCTATCGGAATTTCTATTACCCAAACACGCGGTGGATGTTTGCCGGGTTGCGGTTGGCGGAGGATGCAGAATGA
- the egtD gene encoding L-histidine N(alpha)-methyltransferase — protein MTKMAMTQRELGALEDFHDFDPAEDDFRTAILDGLAKRQKALSSKFFYDRRGSQLFDSITELPEYYPTRTEIGLLEHYADDIKATVGPKPVVVEFGAGSVVKIRLLLDAVRAPVFVPIDISREHLVASARELAADYSETRVIAICADFTRDIALPDDLPTTNRLGFFPGSTLGNFTRADAERFLDRARTTLGPASAFLIGIDLRKDEPTLRAAYNDSQGVTAAFNLNLLRRINRELGATFDLKKFRHDAPWVEEEGRIEMRLVSTESQSVMVAGERFHFAEGEYIHTENSHKYDVDEFQALARRAGYEPARVWVDNDRRFSLHYLKA, from the coding sequence ATGACAAAGATGGCAATGACCCAACGCGAGCTTGGCGCGCTTGAGGATTTTCACGACTTCGATCCGGCCGAGGACGATTTCCGAACGGCTATTCTCGATGGCTTGGCCAAGCGCCAAAAGGCACTTTCGAGCAAGTTCTTTTACGACCGGCGCGGGTCCCAGTTGTTCGATTCGATAACCGAACTGCCGGAGTATTATCCGACTCGCACCGAGATCGGGTTGTTGGAGCACTACGCCGACGACATCAAGGCGACGGTTGGCCCCAAGCCGGTTGTGGTCGAGTTCGGCGCGGGATCGGTCGTCAAGATCCGGTTGCTGTTGGATGCAGTACGCGCACCGGTCTTCGTTCCGATCGATATCTCGCGCGAGCATTTGGTCGCTTCCGCGCGCGAGCTTGCGGCCGACTATTCGGAAACGAGAGTGATCGCCATCTGCGCCGATTTCACCCGCGATATCGCGCTGCCGGATGACTTACCGACGACCAACCGTCTCGGTTTCTTTCCCGGCTCGACGCTCGGCAATTTCACGCGTGCCGACGCCGAACGTTTCCTTGATCGCGCCCGCACGACCCTCGGGCCCGCTAGTGCCTTTCTGATCGGGATCGACCTGCGCAAGGATGAGCCGACACTGCGTGCCGCCTACAACGATTCACAGGGCGTCACAGCGGCCTTCAACCTCAATCTGCTCCGCCGGATCAACCGGGAACTCGGCGCGACATTCGATCTGAAAAAATTCCGCCACGATGCGCCATGGGTTGAAGAAGAAGGCCGCATCGAGATGCGCCTGGTCAGCACCGAATCCCAATCCGTCATGGTCGCGGGCGAGCGCTTTCACTTCGCCGAAGGCGAATACATCCATACCGAAAATTCACACAAATACGATGTCGACGAGTTCCAGGCACTAGCCCGGCGCGCCGGATACGAACCCGCCCGCGTCTGGGTCGACAACGACCGCCGCTTCAGCCTGCACTATTTGAAAGCGTAA
- a CDS encoding helix-turn-helix transcriptional regulator: MVEPTQRSTNRREIARIFRERLTEAMGRSGLRAAGLAARIGVDRSTLSQILSDENDRLPRADTVAAMASELQVSLDWLLGLSNETLRGADILHESLQIAASAQTPVDAQLVRWHLEASGYKVRHVPASLPDLVKTDEVLRYEYRNFAARDADDAISSEGDKLESTRTPEADMEVCMRIQDLRAFALGTGLWEGLMADARRRQFERMSALYDELYPSLRIYLYDGLTHYSVPYTIFGPKRAALYVGQLYFVFNTREHIRVLTRHFDELIKGSVVQANDFPAVMTDLSAAID, encoded by the coding sequence ATGGTGGAGCCAACACAACGTTCAACGAACCGGAGAGAGATTGCGCGAATCTTCCGCGAGCGGTTGACCGAGGCGATGGGCCGCTCCGGCTTGCGCGCCGCTGGATTGGCCGCGCGGATCGGGGTCGACCGCTCAACGCTATCGCAAATTCTGTCCGACGAAAACGACCGCCTGCCCCGTGCCGACACCGTGGCGGCGATGGCGAGCGAGCTACAGGTCAGCCTCGATTGGTTGCTGGGGCTGAGCAACGAAACCCTGCGCGGCGCCGATATCCTGCACGAATCCTTGCAAATCGCCGCGAGTGCGCAGACTCCGGTGGACGCTCAGTTGGTGCGCTGGCACTTGGAAGCGTCGGGCTACAAAGTTAGGCACGTTCCCGCGTCGTTGCCCGATCTGGTCAAGACCGACGAAGTGCTGCGATACGAATACCGGAACTTCGCGGCGCGCGATGCCGACGACGCGATTTCTTCGGAAGGCGACAAGCTCGAAAGCACCCGCACGCCCGAAGCTGACATGGAAGTCTGCATGCGGATCCAAGACCTGCGGGCGTTTGCGTTGGGGACGGGCCTGTGGGAGGGCCTTATGGCCGATGCGCGGCGTCGTCAGTTCGAGCGGATGAGCGCGCTGTATGACGAACTGTATCCGTCGCTCCGGATCTATCTTTACGACGGGCTGACGCATTATTCCGTGCCATACACCATATTCGGCCCCAAGCGGGCGGCGCTCTATGTCGGTCAACTCTATTTTGTGTTCAACACGCGCGAACACATCCGTGTTCTCACACGTCATTTCGACGAATTGATTAAAGGGTCCGTGGTCCAGGCGAACGACTTTCCCGCCGTGATGACGGACCTGAGCGCCGCGATCGACTGA
- a CDS encoding VOC family protein — MTKPITGIDHLGIVGADMAANQAAYERLGFTVTEPRPLMGKDPQGNDIELGQHSQHFVFGSTYVELTGIVAPKKGSHVEAFLKRYEGLHILCLAAADADAAGASLRQQGIAAPEVMDSARFVYYGKTGTARFRWFPLPQDAAPEGLICVVEHVNPELVFQDVVMNHANGALAVVEAIVCSETPDAACATYQKILEVPPTDARFGRALDCGEARLTVLDPAGLAARYPGTVPPALPSLPAFAVGVADLAHTAQHLRSAGVPFVEETDRLWVAPDYGGGAVVEFRALG; from the coding sequence ATGACCAAACCGATCACCGGGATCGACCACCTCGGCATCGTCGGCGCCGACATGGCGGCGAACCAGGCAGCTTACGAGCGGCTCGGGTTCACGGTGACCGAACCGCGCCCGCTGATGGGCAAAGACCCCCAAGGCAACGACATCGAACTTGGCCAGCATAGCCAGCATTTCGTATTCGGCTCGACCTATGTCGAGCTTACCGGCATCGTCGCCCCCAAGAAGGGCAGCCATGTCGAGGCATTCCTCAAACGCTATGAAGGTCTGCATATTCTTTGCCTCGCGGCCGCCGATGCCGACGCGGCCGGCGCGTCGTTGCGACAGCAGGGAATCGCCGCACCGGAGGTGATGGACTCGGCGCGCTTCGTCTACTACGGCAAAACCGGCACGGCGCGTTTTCGCTGGTTTCCCCTGCCCCAGGACGCCGCACCGGAGGGTCTGATTTGCGTGGTCGAACACGTCAATCCGGAATTGGTCTTCCAAGACGTCGTGATGAATCACGCCAATGGAGCGCTCGCCGTGGTCGAAGCGATAGTCTGCAGTGAAACGCCCGACGCAGCCTGTGCCACCTATCAAAAGATTCTTGAGGTGCCGCCGACCGACGCCCGTTTCGGGCGCGCCCTGGACTGCGGTGAGGCGCGGTTGACCGTTCTCGATCCGGCTGGATTAGCGGCCCGCTATCCAGGGACGGTCCCGCCGGCCCTACCTTCGCTGCCTGCGTTCGCCGTTGGGGTCGCGGACCTTGCGCACACCGCCCAGCATCTGCGCAGCGCCGGTGTCCCGTTTGTTGAGGAAACCGACAGGCTATGGGTGGCCCCAGACTACGGCGGCGGGGCTGTCGTCGAGTTTCGCGCGCTAGGCTGA